The Salegentibacter mishustinae genome includes a window with the following:
- the truB gene encoding tRNA pseudouridine(55) synthase TruB, which translates to MTTEIEKFTPEDFKNGQILVFDKPLEWTSFQLVNKVRWLIRKSSGIKKIKVGHAGTLDPLATGVLVICTGKFTKRIPELQGTEKEYTGTFTLGATTPSFDMETKVDKTFETSHISKENLEEAAQKFTGEIEQIPPVFSALKKDGKRLYEYARKGEEVKVESRPVTIKEFEVDAPRFPEVDFRIVCSKGTYIRSMANDFGLALNSGAYLSSLKRTRVGEFGIENALDLESFEKLLPSA; encoded by the coding sequence ATGACTACAGAAATTGAAAAATTTACTCCTGAAGATTTCAAAAACGGCCAAATTCTGGTCTTTGATAAACCCCTGGAGTGGACTTCTTTTCAGTTAGTTAATAAAGTGCGTTGGCTAATTAGAAAGAGCTCCGGAATAAAAAAGATAAAAGTAGGTCATGCCGGCACTTTAGATCCTTTAGCAACCGGCGTTTTGGTTATCTGCACTGGTAAATTCACCAAAAGAATACCCGAACTTCAGGGAACAGAGAAAGAATACACCGGCACCTTTACCCTGGGCGCCACCACTCCTTCTTTTGATATGGAAACCAAAGTTGACAAAACTTTTGAAACAAGCCATATTTCTAAAGAAAATCTAGAAGAAGCAGCCCAGAAATTCACAGGAGAAATAGAGCAAATACCTCCGGTTTTTTCAGCTTTAAAAAAAGATGGCAAAAGACTTTATGAGTATGCCCGAAAGGGAGAAGAAGTGAAAGTAGAAAGCAGACCTGTGACCATAAAAGAGTTTGAGGTTGATGCACCCCGATTCCCTGAAGTGGATTTTAGAATAGTTTGCAGCAAAGGCACCTATATAAGGAGTATGGCTAACGACTTTGGCCTGGCGCTAAATTCCGGCGCTTATCTTTCCTCCCTCAAGCGCACCCGTGTTGGAGAATTCGGCATAGAGAATGCTCTAGACCTTGAGTCTTTTGAAAAATTACTACCTTCAGCATAA
- a CDS encoding energy transducer TonB family protein, producing the protein MDFFEKHKALIITVLFCSVLILGLYNFNLSQKKKIEQQMLVDLEEYTEAEETEEEKPEEELKPKTTRNSPKTHKAFNENQEAREENFNRELDEILERNSARQEQSSDSDNSASTIGTFATGKKSKNKKRSDGDNTSEDVSTQSGSLRNSSISFSLRGRNAVSIPNPIYTCDLPGKIVVNITVDAEGRVIDTNINKASSNSDNECLTEKALEYALNARFSRLAGRNEQPGTITYNFKP; encoded by the coding sequence ATGGATTTTTTCGAAAAACATAAAGCCCTTATTATTACCGTACTTTTTTGTTCGGTATTAATTCTTGGACTTTATAATTTCAACTTATCACAGAAGAAAAAAATAGAACAGCAAATGCTGGTAGATTTAGAAGAATATACCGAAGCTGAGGAGACAGAAGAGGAGAAACCAGAAGAAGAACTTAAGCCAAAAACCACCCGAAATTCACCAAAAACGCATAAAGCATTCAACGAAAATCAGGAAGCACGGGAAGAGAATTTTAACCGGGAACTCGACGAAATTCTGGAGAGAAACAGTGCCCGGCAGGAACAAAGTTCAGACAGTGACAATAGCGCTTCTACAATCGGAACTTTTGCTACCGGAAAAAAATCGAAGAACAAAAAAAGATCTGATGGTGATAACACTTCAGAAGATGTTTCAACCCAATCTGGGAGTTTGCGAAATAGCTCTATTTCATTTTCGCTTCGCGGTAGAAATGCCGTTTCCATTCCAAATCCCATTTACACCTGTGACCTTCCGGGAAAAATTGTAGTAAACATTACGGTAGATGCTGAAGGACGGGTTATAGATACTAATATTAACAAAGCTAGTTCAAACTCAGACAACGAATGCTTAACCGAAAAAGCGCTCGAATACGCTTTAAATGCAAGGTTTTCACGCTTAGCAGGAAGAAATGAGCAACCTGGCACAATCACTTACAATTTTAAACCTTAA
- a CDS encoding DNA-3-methyladenine glycosylase I: MKKLNRCGWCEGDALYEAYHDNEWGVPVYDDDTIFEFLILETFQAGLSWITVLRKRENFREAFDDFDYKKIANYSEEKIQELLQNPGIIRNKLKIRATVTNAKAFMEVQKEFSSFSKYIWDFVDGDPIQNEVEDYKNAPATTAISDKLSKDLKKKGFKFVGSTVLYAHMQATGMVNDHEISCFRHSEVKELGK, translated from the coding sequence ATGAAAAAACTAAACCGCTGCGGATGGTGTGAAGGTGATGCACTCTACGAAGCTTATCACGATAATGAATGGGGTGTACCCGTGTATGATGATGATACTATTTTTGAATTTCTTATTCTAGAAACCTTTCAGGCAGGTTTAAGCTGGATTACCGTGTTACGAAAACGCGAGAACTTCAGGGAAGCTTTTGATGATTTTGATTATAAAAAAATCGCTAATTATTCCGAAGAAAAAATTCAGGAATTACTTCAAAATCCGGGAATTATCAGAAATAAATTGAAGATTCGAGCCACAGTAACTAATGCTAAGGCCTTTATGGAAGTTCAGAAAGAATTCAGCAGTTTTAGTAAATACATTTGGGACTTCGTGGATGGTGATCCTATTCAAAATGAAGTTGAAGACTATAAGAATGCGCCGGCAACTACTGCTATTAGTGATAAATTAAGCAAAGACCTTAAAAAGAAGGGCTTCAAATTTGTTGGTTCTACGGTATTGTACGCCCATATGCAGGCTACAGGAATGGTGAACGATCACGAAATATCTTGTTTTAGACATTCAGAAGTAAAAGAGCTGGGAAAATAA
- the aat gene encoding leucyl/phenylalanyl-tRNA--protein transferase: MHYLQHNEKFPPVSDTDEHGLLAIGGELSIPRLIYAYNHGIFPWYDASQPLLWWSPDPRMVLFPKNLKVSKSMKQLLRKEKFKVTFNKDFRAVIEACADIRREGQHGTWITQEMIDCFGDLHELNIAHSVEVWEDDNLVGGLYGIYLEDKKVFCGESMFTRASNASKYGFITLVRKLKKEGVKLIDCQVYTQHLESLGAEEISRDEFLSYLESPA; encoded by the coding sequence TTGCATTATTTACAACATAACGAAAAATTCCCACCCGTTTCTGATACCGATGAACACGGGCTTCTGGCTATTGGTGGTGAATTGAGTATTCCGCGATTAATCTATGCCTATAACCACGGGATTTTTCCCTGGTATGATGCTTCCCAGCCTTTACTTTGGTGGAGTCCAGACCCAAGAATGGTGCTTTTTCCGAAGAACTTAAAAGTCTCTAAGAGTATGAAACAGTTGCTCAGAAAAGAGAAGTTTAAAGTAACTTTTAATAAAGATTTTAGGGCAGTAATAGAAGCCTGTGCCGACATAAGACGTGAAGGCCAGCACGGCACCTGGATTACCCAGGAAATGATAGATTGCTTTGGCGATTTACACGAGCTTAATATAGCGCATTCTGTAGAAGTTTGGGAAGACGATAATTTAGTTGGTGGTCTTTATGGAATTTACCTGGAGGATAAGAAAGTTTTCTGTGGGGAAAGTATGTTTACCAGGGCAAGTAACGCTTCTAAATATGGATTTATAACCCTGGTAAGAAAATTAAAAAAGGAAGGAGTAAAGCTTATAGACTGCCAGGTGTATACACAGCATTTGGAAAGCTTGGGGGCAGAGGAAATTTCACGTGACGAATTTCTTAGCTATTTAGAATCCCCTGCTTAA